A window of Lacibacter sediminis contains these coding sequences:
- a CDS encoding DUF3826 domain-containing protein — protein MKRYLLAYNSCVSNKLISSVSSSLRLFSACKALHLFIAFLSVAVVHAQANKTADSAYLKVITERSAKIVNTLSIKDSAQYKRVVSLLAQQYNSINNIHEETKLALAAIKQQSITAQESALQVQKQEEKKVAQLQQLHNSFLAGLQKVISEEQIELVKNGMTYNVLNVTYTAYLDMIPTLKEDQKKKIYEWLIEARELAMDGESSDKKHAIFGKYKGRINNYLSAAGYDLTKEREEWQKRLKAKKESSK, from the coding sequence ATGAAAAGATATTTGCTTGCATATAATTCTTGTGTTTCAAACAAACTGATCAGTAGCGTTTCTTCATCGCTCCGGTTGTTTTCTGCATGCAAAGCCCTTCATTTATTTATTGCTTTTTTATCCGTGGCAGTTGTTCATGCGCAGGCAAACAAAACTGCTGACTCTGCCTATTTAAAAGTGATCACAGAACGTTCAGCAAAGATCGTCAATACACTTTCAATCAAAGATTCTGCACAATACAAACGTGTAGTAAGTCTACTTGCACAACAGTATAACAGTATTAATAATATACACGAAGAAACTAAACTCGCTTTAGCAGCAATCAAACAGCAATCGATCACCGCTCAGGAATCTGCTCTTCAGGTACAAAAGCAAGAAGAAAAAAAAGTGGCGCAGCTTCAGCAACTGCACAACTCTTTTCTTGCCGGGTTACAAAAGGTTATTTCTGAAGAGCAGATTGAGCTGGTGAAAAATGGAATGACTTACAATGTGCTGAATGTGACGTATACTGCGTATCTCGACATGATCCCCACCCTAAAAGAAGACCAGAAAAAGAAAATCTATGAATGGCTGATAGAAGCAAGAGAGCTTGCAATGGACGGCGAATCATCAGATAAAAAGCACGCCATCTTCGGAAAGTATAAAGGCCGCATCAACAACTATCTGTCTGCTGCCGGTTACGATCTTACCAAAGAAAGAGAAGAGTGGCAAAAACGATTGAAAGCAAAAAAAGAGTCTTCTAAATAA
- a CDS encoding aldo/keto reductase, whose protein sequence is MQYRTLGKTGFNISAISLGTWQVGGKWGSAFDEINADAILNTAVDNGVNFIDTADVYSDGESEKAIGRFLKTRKEKLFVATKCGRQIQPHVNKGYTPAVLRKYVEDSLKRLQVETIDLIQLHCPPTAVYYRPEIFGLFDDLKKEGKIQHLGVSVEKVEEALKAIEFDNVTTVQIIFNMFRQRPAELFFEQAKKKNIGVIVRVPLASGLLTGHYTEQTVFESGDHRQFNRNGESFDKGETFSGIDYATGLQAVEELKQIVPVGKNLAALALKWILDFDAVSTVIPGASKPEQVTRNLEALNEGSLSKEQIQQVQAVYEKYIKASVHHLW, encoded by the coding sequence ATGCAATACAGAACATTAGGCAAAACAGGATTCAATATTTCAGCGATCAGTCTTGGTACATGGCAGGTAGGTGGTAAATGGGGCAGCGCATTTGATGAGATAAATGCAGATGCTATTTTAAATACAGCCGTAGATAACGGTGTCAACTTTATTGATACAGCCGATGTGTACAGTGATGGCGAAAGCGAAAAAGCTATTGGACGTTTTCTCAAAACAAGAAAAGAAAAATTATTCGTCGCTACAAAATGCGGACGACAAATTCAGCCGCATGTGAACAAAGGCTACACGCCTGCTGTGTTGAGAAAATATGTGGAGGATAGTTTGAAACGTTTGCAGGTTGAAACCATTGATTTGATTCAGCTGCATTGTCCGCCAACAGCGGTATATTATCGTCCGGAAATTTTCGGGTTGTTTGATGACTTGAAAAAGGAAGGAAAGATTCAGCATCTTGGAGTAAGCGTAGAGAAAGTGGAAGAAGCATTAAAGGCGATTGAGTTTGATAATGTAACAACTGTGCAAATCATCTTCAATATGTTCCGTCAGCGCCCAGCTGAATTATTTTTTGAACAGGCGAAGAAGAAAAATATTGGTGTCATCGTACGTGTGCCGTTGGCAAGTGGCTTGTTAACCGGTCATTACACAGAGCAAACTGTTTTTGAAAGTGGCGATCATCGTCAATTCAATCGAAATGGTGAATCATTTGACAAAGGCGAAACATTTTCCGGTATTGATTATGCAACGGGTTTGCAGGCGGTAGAAGAATTGAAACAAATCGTTCCTGTTGGTAAAAATTTAGCAGCACTGGCGTTGAAATGGATACTCGATTTTGATGCGGTCAGCACAGTTATTCCCGGCGCTTCAAAACCGGAGCAGGTAACACGTAACCTGGAAGCATTGAATGAAGGATCACTGAGCAAAGAACAAATCCAACAAGTGCAAGCGGTGTATGAAAAGTATATCAAAGCATCGGTGCATCATTTGTGGTAA
- a CDS encoding sugar-binding domain-containing protein, translated as MKLIKNILLVVALLLSLISSAQVRSIVDFNNGWKFFLGNDSLASNANYNDSKWRSLNLPHDWSIESNFSSSFPATNQGGALPGGTGWYRKTFTVPLSFKNRITRIEFDGVYKNSEVWINGHYLGKRPYGYINFSYDLTPHLNYGKPNVIAVKVDNSLQPDSRWYSGSGIYRDLKLVSTNNIALAEAGVFITTPVINKNKATVSVKYNVSNTGNQKEIVKLYTDVYDATGKKVATSKHIVLRSIPVGGYSYADELQINTPLLWSTAKPYLYKAVTRIERNGQLIDEVKTTFGIRSFHFDAANGFFLNNQPLKIQGVCMHHDLGALGAAYNHAAAKRQLKILKEMGVNAIRFSHNPPAAALLDLCDEMGFLVQVEAFDMWKKKKNKFDYNLYFDEWHERDVQAMVLRDRNHPSVFMWSIGNEIREQFDSTGTTIAKRLVDLIKAIDTTRPVTCALTENFPEKNFIWKSGALDVLGFNYKLYDYAELPNRFPGQSFVATETASALSSRGSYDMPSDSNRLWPPDGKTPTVKGNADMSVSAYDHVYAYWGSSHEAALLAVNKYKFMSGMFVWSGFDFIGEPVPYAWPARSSYYGIVDLAGFPKDVYYLYQSEWTTKPVLYLFPHWNHNNGDTVDVWSYYNNADEVELFLNGKSLGSKSKPNDVLHVKWRVPYQPGVIKAISKKNGKAILTKEIRTSGTPAKIQLVADRTKIKANGTDLSFITVKLLDKDGNPVPDADQLIEFSVTGPGFLAGTDNGFPADSTSLKNHKRKTWKGMALAIIQSQQKKGNITVTAKSAGLGMSVISLKSE; from the coding sequence ATGAAGTTGATTAAAAATATATTACTCGTTGTTGCTTTGTTGCTGAGTTTAATTTCATCAGCACAGGTTCGTTCAATTGTTGATTTCAACAACGGCTGGAAATTCTTTTTAGGTAACGATAGTCTTGCAAGCAATGCAAACTATAACGATTCCAAATGGAGAAGCTTAAACTTACCACATGACTGGAGTATTGAAAGCAATTTTTCTTCTTCCTTTCCTGCAACCAATCAAGGTGGAGCATTGCCTGGTGGTACTGGCTGGTATCGTAAAACATTTACTGTTCCTCTCTCATTCAAAAACAGAATTACAAGAATTGAGTTTGATGGTGTTTATAAAAACAGTGAAGTATGGATCAACGGTCATTATCTAGGCAAGCGGCCTTACGGTTATATTAATTTCTCATACGACCTCACGCCGCATTTAAACTACGGCAAGCCGAATGTGATTGCAGTGAAAGTGGATAACAGTCTCCAACCCGATTCTAGATGGTACAGTGGCAGCGGTATTTACCGGGATTTGAAATTGGTGTCAACAAATAATATAGCTCTTGCAGAAGCTGGCGTCTTCATCACAACACCCGTCATCAATAAAAACAAAGCAACTGTTTCTGTTAAATACAACGTATCAAATACAGGTAATCAAAAAGAAATCGTAAAGCTCTACACCGATGTGTATGATGCAACAGGAAAGAAGGTTGCTACATCAAAACATATTGTGCTTCGTTCAATACCAGTTGGTGGATATTCCTATGCTGATGAATTGCAAATCAACACACCGCTACTTTGGTCAACAGCAAAACCATATTTGTACAAAGCCGTTACAAGAATTGAACGTAATGGTCAATTGATTGACGAGGTAAAAACAACCTTCGGTATCCGTTCATTCCACTTCGATGCAGCCAATGGTTTCTTCCTCAACAATCAACCCTTGAAAATCCAAGGTGTTTGTATGCATCACGATCTCGGTGCATTAGGTGCGGCTTATAATCATGCAGCAGCAAAACGCCAATTGAAAATATTGAAAGAGATGGGCGTGAATGCTATCCGTTTCTCACATAATCCACCCGCAGCAGCGCTTCTTGATCTCTGCGATGAAATGGGTTTTCTGGTACAGGTAGAAGCATTCGACATGTGGAAGAAAAAGAAAAACAAATTTGATTACAATCTTTACTTCGATGAATGGCACGAACGTGATGTACAGGCAATGGTGCTGCGAGATCGTAATCATCCTTCTGTTTTTATGTGGAGCATTGGTAACGAAATACGGGAACAGTTTGACAGCACCGGTACAACCATTGCCAAACGTTTGGTTGATCTTATCAAAGCAATCGACACAACTCGACCTGTTACCTGTGCACTCACAGAAAATTTTCCGGAGAAAAATTTCATCTGGAAATCGGGCGCATTAGATGTGCTGGGCTTTAACTATAAGTTGTACGATTATGCAGAGTTGCCGAATCGTTTTCCCGGTCAATCATTTGTAGCAACAGAAACAGCATCTGCATTATCATCAAGAGGCTCATATGATATGCCGAGCGACAGTAATCGTCTCTGGCCACCCGATGGTAAAACGCCAACTGTAAAAGGTAATGCAGACATGAGCGTATCCGCTTATGATCATGTGTATGCTTATTGGGGATCTTCCCACGAAGCTGCATTGCTTGCAGTGAACAAATACAAGTTCATGTCGGGCATGTTTGTGTGGAGCGGGTTCGATTTTATTGGTGAACCGGTTCCTTATGCATGGCCTGCACGCAGTTCTTATTATGGAATTGTTGATCTGGCAGGTTTTCCGAAAGATGTTTACTATCTCTATCAAAGTGAATGGACAACAAAACCGGTGCTTTATCTTTTTCCGCATTGGAATCACAATAATGGCGATACGGTTGATGTGTGGTCATATTACAACAATGCCGATGAAGTGGAATTATTCCTCAACGGTAAATCGTTAGGCAGCAAATCGAAACCAAACGATGTCTTACATGTTAAGTGGCGTGTACCTTACCAACCGGGCGTAATAAAAGCGATATCAAAAAAGAACGGGAAAGCGATACTTACTAAAGAGATCAGAACATCAGGCACACCTGCAAAAATTCAACTCGTTGCAGACAGAACGAAAATCAAAGCCAATGGAACTGATCTGTCATTCATTACTGTAAAACTGTTAGATAAAGACGGAAATCCTGTTCCAGATGCCGACCAACTTATTGAATTCTCTGTCACGGGCCCTGGCTTTTTAGCCGGTACAGATAACGGCTTTCCGGCCGACAGCACCTCTCTCAAAAACCACAAAAGAAAAACCTGGAAAGGAATGGCATTGGCGATTATACAATCGCAGCAAAAAAAGGGAAATATTACAGTTACTGCAAAATCAGCCGGATTAGGAATGTCTGTTATTTCATTGAAAAGCGAGTAA
- a CDS encoding SusC/RagA family TonB-linked outer membrane protein encodes MKYLRQPKLLLLTVFSFLTVTLFAQEVTITGTVTNKENGQPLEGVSVRVKNSTTGTTTNNLGKFTIKAPSSESILTFSYVGFGIFERKAGATGAITIDLERKEDRMEEVVVIGYGTKKRVNVQGSVATIKAADIEDLPVANIQSALINRLPGVGVNFSSGKPGSTTTLNIRNSTTFPGAPTGVTNQPLIVIDGIIANPTQWAQAPNADWMENIDASQIEDITFLKDASAAIYGAAGAKGVVLITTKKGKAGKPKISYSGYFGVSTEAVKTKTLTAYEHAQFLNDGFELNARPLTERFSQADLDSLKGIPDRSWYDYFWKNGKVQRHTINVSGGTDKVTLFAGGSYYNETGNFGITQNNKYSFRTGMNATIVDGLSAQVNFASDFNRERSNNWKNASSETDDATIRAMYLTPKWIPVEINGLPVGFGGNAAPNNQTGNPWSMLGVHNAGTYRDAKSQGLSVNASLEWKPKFVKGLSARVQYGNNNRTNNALGYYPTYLVYLFQPRGQNGLLLSDQLAATPTRRVTSQSDQIEEGITTSKNYQFITQLAYGRKFGEHDVDVMVAFDQGEAESKNYLLSKTGQIVAGVDEFWAFSNDPSTLGSIQDALRNPQFFKSSKRSYLSRANYSFKNRYFFEFIGRADASVNFLPTRRWGFFPTVGLGWKISDENFFRDVMFVNSLKLRANLGIVGEDRVGNRLWESRFTQTTGVVIGNSVTGGLDPNVYPNPDITWEKARSLNVGIDATVWDNKINFTADFYHRYNYDGFDTYSTNVFPPTAGIPPPVVNYGQAISWGSEFSVGYRTRFGKDWGFNADVNFGWSNSQLLQSFYNEALLGTYGPDQIGIAIGRDPRRYNGTNTGYIAKGILRTQADVDAILSKNPNYLIGGAKPQVGFMDFEDINGDGQINDLDITTMYDKTSPAASFGITLGATYKEFKLQMNMNLRIGGKVAYDSEARKVPTTTQNAPAFWANHWTPTNPNGKYPRADAPLARENSTFWLVDGTQSRINNAVLSYQMPKRIAAKLRIPDLRVMVTGTNLFTLINPFKYKDPYTSNFANYPTLRTISLGVNASL; translated from the coding sequence ATGAAGTATTTGCGACAACCAAAACTGCTGTTACTCACTGTCTTCTCATTTTTGACAGTTACCCTGTTTGCACAGGAAGTTACGATTACAGGTACAGTAACAAATAAAGAAAACGGCCAACCACTCGAAGGTGTATCTGTTCGTGTTAAAAACTCAACTACAGGTACAACCACGAACAATCTTGGTAAGTTTACAATTAAAGCTCCGTCTTCAGAATCTATTCTTACGTTTTCGTATGTTGGGTTTGGTATTTTTGAGCGTAAAGCCGGTGCAACAGGAGCAATAACAATTGATCTGGAAAGGAAAGAAGACCGCATGGAAGAAGTGGTTGTTATTGGTTATGGAACTAAAAAGAGAGTAAATGTACAAGGATCTGTTGCCACCATTAAAGCAGCAGACATTGAAGATTTGCCGGTAGCAAACATTCAATCGGCATTGATCAATCGTTTACCGGGTGTAGGGGTAAACTTCAGTTCTGGTAAACCCGGTTCTACAACAACACTTAACATTCGTAACTCTACCACATTCCCCGGAGCGCCTACTGGTGTTACCAACCAGCCATTAATAGTAATTGATGGTATTATTGCCAATCCAACACAATGGGCACAGGCGCCAAATGCAGATTGGATGGAGAATATTGATGCCAGCCAGATCGAAGACATTACCTTTTTGAAGGACGCCTCAGCTGCTATTTACGGTGCTGCAGGTGCAAAAGGTGTTGTATTGATCACTACTAAAAAGGGTAAGGCAGGTAAACCAAAAATTTCGTACTCTGGTTATTTTGGTGTGTCAACAGAAGCAGTAAAAACAAAAACACTTACTGCTTATGAACATGCACAATTTCTCAATGATGGTTTTGAATTAAACGCAAGACCATTAACTGAGCGTTTTTCACAAGCTGATCTCGACTCATTAAAAGGTATTCCTGACAGATCATGGTACGACTATTTCTGGAAAAATGGTAAAGTGCAGCGCCATACAATTAACGTATCGGGCGGTACAGATAAAGTAACCTTATTTGCTGGTGGTAGTTATTATAATGAAACGGGCAATTTTGGTATTACACAAAATAATAAATACAGTTTCCGTACCGGTATGAACGCCACAATTGTGGATGGTCTCAGTGCACAGGTAAACTTTGCTTCAGACTTTAACAGGGAAAGAAGTAATAACTGGAAAAATGCAAGCTCTGAAACAGATGACGCAACTATACGTGCAATGTATCTTACACCTAAATGGATACCTGTTGAGATCAACGGCCTGCCGGTAGGTTTTGGCGGTAATGCAGCACCGAATAACCAAACAGGTAATCCCTGGAGTATGTTGGGTGTGCACAATGCAGGTACTTACAGAGATGCAAAATCACAAGGCCTTTCTGTAAACGCATCGTTAGAATGGAAGCCGAAGTTTGTTAAAGGGCTTTCTGCAAGAGTACAATACGGAAATAACAATCGTACAAATAATGCATTAGGATATTATCCAACTTATTTGGTTTACCTCTTTCAACCAAGAGGGCAAAACGGTTTGCTCCTGTCTGATCAACTTGCTGCTACACCAACAAGAAGAGTTACCAGCCAGTCAGATCAGATCGAAGAGGGTATCACAACTTCTAAAAACTACCAGTTTATTACACAACTTGCTTATGGTCGCAAATTTGGCGAACATGATGTAGATGTGATGGTAGCATTCGATCAGGGTGAAGCAGAAAGTAAAAACTACCTGTTATCAAAAACAGGTCAGATCGTTGCAGGTGTTGATGAATTCTGGGCGTTCAGTAACGATCCTTCAACTTTAGGAAGTATTCAGGATGCCTTGCGTAACCCTCAATTCTTTAAAAGCTCAAAGCGTTCTTATCTCAGCAGGGCTAACTATTCATTTAAGAACAGATATTTCTTTGAATTCATTGGCCGTGCCGATGCGTCTGTAAACTTTTTACCAACACGGAGATGGGGCTTTTTCCCAACTGTAGGTCTTGGCTGGAAGATCAGTGATGAAAACTTTTTCAGAGATGTAATGTTTGTGAACTCGTTAAAGCTCCGTGCCAACCTTGGTATAGTGGGTGAAGACAGGGTAGGTAACCGTCTTTGGGAATCAAGGTTTACGCAAACAACCGGCGTGGTAATTGGCAATTCAGTTACTGGCGGTTTAGATCCAAACGTTTATCCTAACCCGGACATCACATGGGAAAAAGCAAGGTCTCTCAACGTAGGTATTGATGCAACTGTGTGGGATAACAAAATCAATTTCACTGCTGATTTTTATCACCGTTATAATTACGATGGTTTTGATACGTATTCAACAAACGTATTTCCTCCAACAGCAGGTATTCCTCCTCCTGTTGTAAACTATGGTCAGGCAATAAGCTGGGGTTCTGAATTCTCTGTTGGCTACCGCACAAGATTTGGTAAAGACTGGGGCTTTAATGCAGATGTAAACTTTGGTTGGAGCAACAGTCAGTTGTTACAGTCATTCTATAACGAAGCTTTGCTCGGAACTTATGGACCTGATCAGATTGGTATTGCGATAGGCAGAGATCCACGCAGATACAATGGTACCAACACAGGCTACATCGCAAAAGGAATTTTGCGTACACAGGCAGATGTGGATGCTATATTATCAAAAAATCCAAACTACTTAATTGGTGGTGCTAAACCACAGGTTGGTTTCATGGATTTTGAAGATATCAATGGTGATGGACAAATCAATGATCTTGACATCACAACCATGTACGACAAAACAAGTCCTGCTGCTTCATTTGGTATTACGTTAGGAGCAACTTACAAAGAGTTTAAACTGCAAATGAATATGAACCTGCGTATTGGTGGTAAAGTAGCGTATGACAGTGAAGCAAGAAAAGTACCTACTACAACACAAAATGCGCCTGCTTTCTGGGCCAACCATTGGACACCAACTAATCCCAACGGAAAATATCCGAGGGCAGATGCTCCGCTTGCAAGAGAGAACTCTACTTTCTGGCTTGTTGATGGTACACAAAGCCGTATTAACAATGCTGTGTTATCATATCAAATGCCAAAGAGAATTGCAGCTAAACTTAGAATTCCGGATTTAAGAGTTATGGTTACAGGTACAAACCTGTTTACTCTCATCAATCCGTTTAAATATAAAGATCCATACACTTCAAATTTTGCAAACTATCCTACACTCAGAACTATTTCATTGGGTGTTAACGCAAGTTTATAA